A single Oryctolagus cuniculus chromosome 16, mOryCun1.1, whole genome shotgun sequence DNA region contains:
- the HEPACAM2 gene encoding HEPACAM family member 2 isoform X1 — protein MGQDAFMEPFSGKVGSVQCKIFLLLLAGVCSGLKVTVPSHTVHGIRGQALYLPVHYGFHTPASDIQIIWLFERPHTMPKYLLGSVNRSVVPDLEYQHKFTMMPPNASLLINPLQFTDEGNYIVKVNIQGNGTLSASQKIQVTVDDLITKPVVQIHPSSGAVEYVGNVTLTCQVAAGTRLAYHWLKNGKPVRTSATYSFSLQNNTFHIAPVTKEDIGNYSCLVENPVSEMESDIVTPTIYYGPYGLQVNSDKGLKVGEVFTVDLGEAILFDCSADSYPPNTYSWIGMTDNTTYFIKHGPRLEVASEKVAQKTTDYVCCAYNNITGRQDETHFTVIITSMGLERFAQKEKSLSPLASITGISLFLIISMCLLFLWKKYQPYKVIKQKLESRPETEYKKAQTFSGHEDALDDFGIYEFVAFPDASGVPRMPSRSVRGSEGVSGQDLHSTIYEVIQHIPAQQLDHPE, from the exons CAGGTGTTTGCTCAGGACTGAAGGTGACGGTGCCATCACACACAGTCCATGGCATCAGGGGTCAGGCCCTCTACCTACCTGTGCACTACGGCTTCCACACTCCAGCTTCTGACATCCAGATCATTTGGCTGTTCGAGAGACCCCACACGATGCCCAAATACTTGCTGGGCTCTGTGAATAGATCTGTGGTTCCCGACCTGGAATACCAGCACAAGTTCACCATGATGCCACCCAACGCGTCTCTGCTCATCAACCCACTGCAGTTCACGGATGAAGGCAATTACATCGTGAAGGTCAACATCCAGGGAAATGGAACTCTGTCTGCTAGTCAGAAGATACAAGTCACCGTTGATG ATCTCATCACCAAGCCAGTGGTGCAGATTCACCCTTCCTCTGGGGCCGTGGAGTATGTGGGCAACGTGACCTTGACATGCCAGGTGGCAGCTGGCACTCGCCTGGCTTACCACTGGCTGAAAAATGGGAAGCCCGTGCGCACCAGCGCCACCTACTCCTTTTCTCTCCAAAACAACACCTTTCATATTGCTCCAGTGACCAAGGAAGACATCGGGAATTACAGTTGCCTGGTGGAGAATCCCGTCAGTGAGATGGAAAGTGACATCGTTACACCAACCATATACT ATGGGCCTTACGGACTTCAAGTTAATTCTGATAAAGGGCTAAAAGTGGGAGAAGTGTTTACTGTTGACCTGGGAGAAGCCATCCTATTCGATTGCTCTGCTGACTCCTATCCCCCCAACACCTACTCCTGGATCGGGATGACTGACAACACAACGTATTTTATTAAGCATGGGCCTCGCCTAGAAGTCGCATCTGAGAAAGTAGCCCAGAAGACAACTGACTACGTTTGCTGTGCTTACAACAATATAACTGGAAGGCAAGACGAAACTCATTTCACAGTTATCATCACTTCCATGG GACTGGAGAGGtttgcacagaaagagaaatcgtTGTCCCCATTAGCAAGTATAACTGGGATCTCACTATTTCTGATTATATCCATGTGTCTTCTTTTTCTATGGAAAAAATATCAACCCTACAAAG TTATAAAACAGAAGCTAGAAAGCAG GCCAGAAACGGAATATAAGAAAGCTCAAACATTTTCAG GCCATGAAGATGCACTGGACGACTTCGGGATATATGAGTTTGTTGCCTTTCCGGATGCCTCTGGTGTTCCCAGG ATGCCAAGTAGGTCTGTCCGAGGCTCTGAGGGCGTATCAGGGCAAGACTTGCACAGCACCATTTATGAAGTTATTCAGCACATCCCTGCCCAACAGCTAGATCACCCTGA GTGA
- the HEPACAM2 gene encoding HEPACAM family member 2 isoform X4, protein MGQDAFMEPFSGKVGSVQCKIFLLLLGVCSGLKVTVPSHTVHGIRGQALYLPVHYGFHTPASDIQIIWLFERPHTMPKYLLGSVNRSVVPDLEYQHKFTMMPPNASLLINPLQFTDEGNYIVKVNIQGNGTLSASQKIQVTVDDLITKPVVQIHPSSGAVEYVGNVTLTCQVAAGTRLAYHWLKNGKPVRTSATYSFSLQNNTFHIAPVTKEDIGNYSCLVENPVSEMESDIVTPTIYYGPYGLQVNSDKGLKVGEVFTVDLGEAILFDCSADSYPPNTYSWIGMTDNTTYFIKHGPRLEVASEKVAQKTTDYVCCAYNNITGRQDETHFTVIITSMGLERFAQKEKSLSPLASITGISLFLIISMCLLFLWKKYQPYKVIKQKLESRPETEYKKAQTFSGHEDALDDFGIYEFVAFPDASGVPRMPSRSVRGSEGVSGQDLHSTIYEVIQHIPAQQLDHPE, encoded by the exons GTGTTTGCTCAGGACTGAAGGTGACGGTGCCATCACACACAGTCCATGGCATCAGGGGTCAGGCCCTCTACCTACCTGTGCACTACGGCTTCCACACTCCAGCTTCTGACATCCAGATCATTTGGCTGTTCGAGAGACCCCACACGATGCCCAAATACTTGCTGGGCTCTGTGAATAGATCTGTGGTTCCCGACCTGGAATACCAGCACAAGTTCACCATGATGCCACCCAACGCGTCTCTGCTCATCAACCCACTGCAGTTCACGGATGAAGGCAATTACATCGTGAAGGTCAACATCCAGGGAAATGGAACTCTGTCTGCTAGTCAGAAGATACAAGTCACCGTTGATG ATCTCATCACCAAGCCAGTGGTGCAGATTCACCCTTCCTCTGGGGCCGTGGAGTATGTGGGCAACGTGACCTTGACATGCCAGGTGGCAGCTGGCACTCGCCTGGCTTACCACTGGCTGAAAAATGGGAAGCCCGTGCGCACCAGCGCCACCTACTCCTTTTCTCTCCAAAACAACACCTTTCATATTGCTCCAGTGACCAAGGAAGACATCGGGAATTACAGTTGCCTGGTGGAGAATCCCGTCAGTGAGATGGAAAGTGACATCGTTACACCAACCATATACT ATGGGCCTTACGGACTTCAAGTTAATTCTGATAAAGGGCTAAAAGTGGGAGAAGTGTTTACTGTTGACCTGGGAGAAGCCATCCTATTCGATTGCTCTGCTGACTCCTATCCCCCCAACACCTACTCCTGGATCGGGATGACTGACAACACAACGTATTTTATTAAGCATGGGCCTCGCCTAGAAGTCGCATCTGAGAAAGTAGCCCAGAAGACAACTGACTACGTTTGCTGTGCTTACAACAATATAACTGGAAGGCAAGACGAAACTCATTTCACAGTTATCATCACTTCCATGG GACTGGAGAGGtttgcacagaaagagaaatcgtTGTCCCCATTAGCAAGTATAACTGGGATCTCACTATTTCTGATTATATCCATGTGTCTTCTTTTTCTATGGAAAAAATATCAACCCTACAAAG TTATAAAACAGAAGCTAGAAAGCAG GCCAGAAACGGAATATAAGAAAGCTCAAACATTTTCAG GCCATGAAGATGCACTGGACGACTTCGGGATATATGAGTTTGTTGCCTTTCCGGATGCCTCTGGTGTTCCCAGG ATGCCAAGTAGGTCTGTCCGAGGCTCTGAGGGCGTATCAGGGCAAGACTTGCACAGCACCATTTATGAAGTTATTCAGCACATCCCTGCCCAACAGCTAGATCACCCTGAGTAA
- the HEPACAM2 gene encoding HEPACAM family member 2 isoform X5 → MPKYLLGSVNRSVVPDLEYQHKFTMMPPNASLLINPLQFTDEGNYIVKVNIQGNGTLSASQKIQVTVDDLITKPVVQIHPSSGAVEYVGNVTLTCQVAAGTRLAYHWLKNGKPVRTSATYSFSLQNNTFHIAPVTKEDIGNYSCLVENPVSEMESDIVTPTIYYGPYGLQVNSDKGLKVGEVFTVDLGEAILFDCSADSYPPNTYSWIGMTDNTTYFIKHGPRLEVASEKVAQKTTDYVCCAYNNITGRQDETHFTVIITSMGLERFAQKEKSLSPLASITGISLFLIISMCLLFLWKKYQPYKVIKQKLESRPETEYKKAQTFSGHEDALDDFGIYEFVAFPDASGVPRMPSRSVRGSEGVSGQDLHSTIYEVIQHIPAQQLDHPE, encoded by the exons ATGCCCAAATACTTGCTGGGCTCTGTGAATAGATCTGTGGTTCCCGACCTGGAATACCAGCACAAGTTCACCATGATGCCACCCAACGCGTCTCTGCTCATCAACCCACTGCAGTTCACGGATGAAGGCAATTACATCGTGAAGGTCAACATCCAGGGAAATGGAACTCTGTCTGCTAGTCAGAAGATACAAGTCACCGTTGATG ATCTCATCACCAAGCCAGTGGTGCAGATTCACCCTTCCTCTGGGGCCGTGGAGTATGTGGGCAACGTGACCTTGACATGCCAGGTGGCAGCTGGCACTCGCCTGGCTTACCACTGGCTGAAAAATGGGAAGCCCGTGCGCACCAGCGCCACCTACTCCTTTTCTCTCCAAAACAACACCTTTCATATTGCTCCAGTGACCAAGGAAGACATCGGGAATTACAGTTGCCTGGTGGAGAATCCCGTCAGTGAGATGGAAAGTGACATCGTTACACCAACCATATACT ATGGGCCTTACGGACTTCAAGTTAATTCTGATAAAGGGCTAAAAGTGGGAGAAGTGTTTACTGTTGACCTGGGAGAAGCCATCCTATTCGATTGCTCTGCTGACTCCTATCCCCCCAACACCTACTCCTGGATCGGGATGACTGACAACACAACGTATTTTATTAAGCATGGGCCTCGCCTAGAAGTCGCATCTGAGAAAGTAGCCCAGAAGACAACTGACTACGTTTGCTGTGCTTACAACAATATAACTGGAAGGCAAGACGAAACTCATTTCACAGTTATCATCACTTCCATGG GACTGGAGAGGtttgcacagaaagagaaatcgtTGTCCCCATTAGCAAGTATAACTGGGATCTCACTATTTCTGATTATATCCATGTGTCTTCTTTTTCTATGGAAAAAATATCAACCCTACAAAG TTATAAAACAGAAGCTAGAAAGCAG GCCAGAAACGGAATATAAGAAAGCTCAAACATTTTCAG GCCATGAAGATGCACTGGACGACTTCGGGATATATGAGTTTGTTGCCTTTCCGGATGCCTCTGGTGTTCCCAGG ATGCCAAGTAGGTCTGTCCGAGGCTCTGAGGGCGTATCAGGGCAAGACTTGCACAGCACCATTTATGAAGTTATTCAGCACATCCCTGCCCAACAGCTAGATCACCCTGA GTGA
- the HEPACAM2 gene encoding HEPACAM family member 2 isoform X2: MGQDAFMEPFSGKVGSVQCKIFLLLLAGVCSGLKVTVPSHTVHGIRGQALYLPVHYGFHTPASDIQIIWLFERPHTMPKYLLGSVNRSVVPDLEYQHKFTMMPPNASLLINPLQFTDEGNYIVKVNIQGNGTLSASQKIQVTVDDLITKPVVQIHPSSGAVEYVGNVTLTCQVAAGTRLAYHWLKNGKPVRTSATYSFSLQNNTFHIAPVTKEDIGNYSCLVENPVSEMESDIVTPTIYYGPYGLQVNSDKGLKVGEVFTVDLGEAILFDCSADSYPPNTYSWIGMTDNTTYFIKHGPRLEVASEKVAQKTTDYVCCAYNNITGRQDETHFTVIITSMGLERFAQKEKSLSPLASITGISLFLIISMCLLFLWKKYQPYKVIKQKLESRPETEYKKAQTFSGHEDALDDFGIYEFVAFPDASGVPRMPSRSVRGSEGVSGQDLHSTIYEVIQHIPAQQLDHPE; encoded by the exons CAGGTGTTTGCTCAGGACTGAAGGTGACGGTGCCATCACACACAGTCCATGGCATCAGGGGTCAGGCCCTCTACCTACCTGTGCACTACGGCTTCCACACTCCAGCTTCTGACATCCAGATCATTTGGCTGTTCGAGAGACCCCACACGATGCCCAAATACTTGCTGGGCTCTGTGAATAGATCTGTGGTTCCCGACCTGGAATACCAGCACAAGTTCACCATGATGCCACCCAACGCGTCTCTGCTCATCAACCCACTGCAGTTCACGGATGAAGGCAATTACATCGTGAAGGTCAACATCCAGGGAAATGGAACTCTGTCTGCTAGTCAGAAGATACAAGTCACCGTTGATG ATCTCATCACCAAGCCAGTGGTGCAGATTCACCCTTCCTCTGGGGCCGTGGAGTATGTGGGCAACGTGACCTTGACATGCCAGGTGGCAGCTGGCACTCGCCTGGCTTACCACTGGCTGAAAAATGGGAAGCCCGTGCGCACCAGCGCCACCTACTCCTTTTCTCTCCAAAACAACACCTTTCATATTGCTCCAGTGACCAAGGAAGACATCGGGAATTACAGTTGCCTGGTGGAGAATCCCGTCAGTGAGATGGAAAGTGACATCGTTACACCAACCATATACT ATGGGCCTTACGGACTTCAAGTTAATTCTGATAAAGGGCTAAAAGTGGGAGAAGTGTTTACTGTTGACCTGGGAGAAGCCATCCTATTCGATTGCTCTGCTGACTCCTATCCCCCCAACACCTACTCCTGGATCGGGATGACTGACAACACAACGTATTTTATTAAGCATGGGCCTCGCCTAGAAGTCGCATCTGAGAAAGTAGCCCAGAAGACAACTGACTACGTTTGCTGTGCTTACAACAATATAACTGGAAGGCAAGACGAAACTCATTTCACAGTTATCATCACTTCCATGG GACTGGAGAGGtttgcacagaaagagaaatcgtTGTCCCCATTAGCAAGTATAACTGGGATCTCACTATTTCTGATTATATCCATGTGTCTTCTTTTTCTATGGAAAAAATATCAACCCTACAAAG TTATAAAACAGAAGCTAGAAAGCAG GCCAGAAACGGAATATAAGAAAGCTCAAACATTTTCAG GCCATGAAGATGCACTGGACGACTTCGGGATATATGAGTTTGTTGCCTTTCCGGATGCCTCTGGTGTTCCCAGG ATGCCAAGTAGGTCTGTCCGAGGCTCTGAGGGCGTATCAGGGCAAGACTTGCACAGCACCATTTATGAAGTTATTCAGCACATCCCTGCCCAACAGCTAGATCACCCTGAGTAA
- the HEPACAM2 gene encoding HEPACAM family member 2 isoform X3 produces MGQDAFMEPFSGKVGSVQCKIFLLLLGVCSGLKVTVPSHTVHGIRGQALYLPVHYGFHTPASDIQIIWLFERPHTMPKYLLGSVNRSVVPDLEYQHKFTMMPPNASLLINPLQFTDEGNYIVKVNIQGNGTLSASQKIQVTVDDLITKPVVQIHPSSGAVEYVGNVTLTCQVAAGTRLAYHWLKNGKPVRTSATYSFSLQNNTFHIAPVTKEDIGNYSCLVENPVSEMESDIVTPTIYYGPYGLQVNSDKGLKVGEVFTVDLGEAILFDCSADSYPPNTYSWIGMTDNTTYFIKHGPRLEVASEKVAQKTTDYVCCAYNNITGRQDETHFTVIITSMGLERFAQKEKSLSPLASITGISLFLIISMCLLFLWKKYQPYKVIKQKLESRPETEYKKAQTFSGHEDALDDFGIYEFVAFPDASGVPRMPSRSVRGSEGVSGQDLHSTIYEVIQHIPAQQLDHPE; encoded by the exons GTGTTTGCTCAGGACTGAAGGTGACGGTGCCATCACACACAGTCCATGGCATCAGGGGTCAGGCCCTCTACCTACCTGTGCACTACGGCTTCCACACTCCAGCTTCTGACATCCAGATCATTTGGCTGTTCGAGAGACCCCACACGATGCCCAAATACTTGCTGGGCTCTGTGAATAGATCTGTGGTTCCCGACCTGGAATACCAGCACAAGTTCACCATGATGCCACCCAACGCGTCTCTGCTCATCAACCCACTGCAGTTCACGGATGAAGGCAATTACATCGTGAAGGTCAACATCCAGGGAAATGGAACTCTGTCTGCTAGTCAGAAGATACAAGTCACCGTTGATG ATCTCATCACCAAGCCAGTGGTGCAGATTCACCCTTCCTCTGGGGCCGTGGAGTATGTGGGCAACGTGACCTTGACATGCCAGGTGGCAGCTGGCACTCGCCTGGCTTACCACTGGCTGAAAAATGGGAAGCCCGTGCGCACCAGCGCCACCTACTCCTTTTCTCTCCAAAACAACACCTTTCATATTGCTCCAGTGACCAAGGAAGACATCGGGAATTACAGTTGCCTGGTGGAGAATCCCGTCAGTGAGATGGAAAGTGACATCGTTACACCAACCATATACT ATGGGCCTTACGGACTTCAAGTTAATTCTGATAAAGGGCTAAAAGTGGGAGAAGTGTTTACTGTTGACCTGGGAGAAGCCATCCTATTCGATTGCTCTGCTGACTCCTATCCCCCCAACACCTACTCCTGGATCGGGATGACTGACAACACAACGTATTTTATTAAGCATGGGCCTCGCCTAGAAGTCGCATCTGAGAAAGTAGCCCAGAAGACAACTGACTACGTTTGCTGTGCTTACAACAATATAACTGGAAGGCAAGACGAAACTCATTTCACAGTTATCATCACTTCCATGG GACTGGAGAGGtttgcacagaaagagaaatcgtTGTCCCCATTAGCAAGTATAACTGGGATCTCACTATTTCTGATTATATCCATGTGTCTTCTTTTTCTATGGAAAAAATATCAACCCTACAAAG TTATAAAACAGAAGCTAGAAAGCAG GCCAGAAACGGAATATAAGAAAGCTCAAACATTTTCAG GCCATGAAGATGCACTGGACGACTTCGGGATATATGAGTTTGTTGCCTTTCCGGATGCCTCTGGTGTTCCCAGG ATGCCAAGTAGGTCTGTCCGAGGCTCTGAGGGCGTATCAGGGCAAGACTTGCACAGCACCATTTATGAAGTTATTCAGCACATCCCTGCCCAACAGCTAGATCACCCTGA GTGA